Proteins from a single region of Scylla paramamosain isolate STU-SP2022 chromosome 13, ASM3559412v1, whole genome shotgun sequence:
- the LOC135106528 gene encoding uncharacterized protein LOC135106528: MHAVRNVGITIEEYFTTMPQRTSSIRVWVWRLWAVGALQETVEAWFKAWLVGKFRSPYMCRVSVTDGKWCMVPSLTQAAARRVPAWMCQYDAWCGEYVFLGTTPPLITRLTVLLAALLISLLVVWAPRLLTYRPSHPLLVWMRRQTTRRVLLLVAVSAVLQLTLDHCLLGLLLPPRFLLSRPVSLLSFIIAQLLITIALVKQVRQSSQLHTNPHIQVHHMATIQEEREAWEATASCPRATYHLADPS; encoded by the exons ATGCATGCAGTTAGGAATGTTGGAATAACTATTGAAGAATACTTTACTACCATGCCGCAG agAACCAGCAGCATCCGGGTGTGGGTGTGGCGGCTGTGGGCAGTGGGTGCATTACAGGAGACAGTGGAAGCATGGTTCAAGGCATGGCTGGTGGGCAAGTTCCGGTCACCATACATGTGCAGAGTCTCAGTGACAGATGGAAAGTGGTGTATGGTGCCCTCCCTCACCCAGGCTGCA GCCCGCCGTGTTCCTGCCTGGATGTGTCAGTATGATGCATGGTGTGGTGAGTATGTCTTCCTTGGGACAACGCCACCTCTTATCACACGCCTCACTGTGCTTCTTGCTGCCTTACTCATCTCCCTGCTGGTGGTGTGGGCTCCACGCCTCCTCACCTACAGACCCTCACATCCACTACTTGTGTGGATGCGA CGCCAAACCACACGCCGTGTACTGTTGCTTGTGGCAGTCAGTGCTGTCCTCCAGCTCACTCTTGACCACTGCCTCCTTGGCCTCCTGCTGCCACCTCGCTTCCTTCTAAGCCGTCCTGTCTCCCTGCTTTCCTTCATCATTGCTCAACTCCTTATAACTATAGCTCTGGTGAAGCAGGTCAGACAGTCCTCACAACTTCACACCAACCCACACATCCAGGTCCACCACATGGCCACAatacaagaggaaagagaagcttGGGAGGCCACAGCATCCTGCCCAAGAGCCACATACCACTTGGCAGACCCAAGTTGA